The Sulfuricurvum sp. IAE1 genome includes a region encoding these proteins:
- a CDS encoding 4Fe-4S binding protein: MANINFIQKSNLFSYTGTRCLRNEYYHNDCRICIDLCPKGAFSIVRNKLTLFEAECVGCAGCIGSCPTEALEIESFDPNGFAAGFKNREEPLLSCKSSTPCLGVFDSEHYLVMALRGGMSVSCDLSHCATCPLNENGKLETTIRNKIDDANRFLETVAREQRIETLEVKEEHNERRALFRKGFEKIKESVADSSEAHEAMTIAHHKQPDMKIPLKRVLLKNSLKEIVGDLENTEFAEASPLFFNKQIDFQTCTNCADCIQFCPTDALFPTSDKQGIYFSQGKCIGCGICEDICKPNAITKKEGFDLVSVAFDRAEQMVHYEMVMCHECRTPYPYKGGDPICDRCISFVTNHANMFTLARDL; encoded by the coding sequence ATGGCTAATATCAATTTCATTCAAAAAAGCAATCTCTTCAGCTACACGGGGACGCGGTGTCTTCGCAACGAGTATTACCATAACGACTGCCGAATCTGCATCGATTTGTGCCCTAAAGGGGCGTTTAGCATCGTTCGCAACAAGCTGACACTGTTTGAGGCTGAATGCGTCGGTTGTGCGGGGTGCATCGGCAGCTGCCCGACCGAGGCGCTCGAAATCGAGAGTTTCGATCCCAACGGATTTGCCGCGGGTTTCAAAAATCGCGAAGAGCCCCTCCTGTCGTGCAAATCCTCGACTCCGTGCCTTGGGGTTTTCGACAGCGAGCATTACCTCGTGATGGCGCTGCGCGGCGGAATGAGCGTTTCGTGCGATCTGAGCCATTGCGCGACGTGTCCTTTGAACGAAAACGGAAAGCTCGAAACGACAATCCGGAACAAGATTGACGACGCGAACCGTTTTCTCGAAACCGTCGCACGCGAACAGCGGATCGAGACCCTGGAGGTGAAAGAAGAGCACAATGAACGCCGTGCCCTCTTCCGCAAAGGATTCGAGAAGATTAAAGAATCGGTTGCCGATTCGAGCGAAGCCCACGAAGCAATGACAATCGCGCACCACAAGCAGCCGGACATGAAAATCCCGTTGAAACGGGTGCTGCTCAAGAACTCCCTCAAAGAGATCGTCGGCGATCTGGAGAACACTGAGTTCGCCGAAGCAAGTCCTTTGTTCTTCAACAAACAAATTGATTTCCAAACCTGTACCAACTGTGCGGACTGTATCCAGTTCTGCCCCACCGATGCGTTGTTTCCGACTTCGGACAAGCAGGGGATCTATTTCAGTCAGGGCAAATGTATCGGCTGCGGTATCTGCGAGGATATCTGCAAGCCCAATGCGATTACGAAAAAAGAGGGATTCGATCTGGTGAGCGTGGCGTTCGACCGCGCGGAGCAGATGGTCCATTACGAGATGGTGATGTGCCACGAATGCCGTACCCCTTATCCATACAAGGGGGGCGATCCGATCTGCGACCGCTGCATCAGCTTTGTGACGAACCACGCCAACATGTTCACCCTCGCACGCGACCTATAA
- a CDS encoding Mrp/NBP35 family ATP-binding protein, protein MNTKEFESALHALAYPGLSRTLGELKLISEVKVTDKRAKVELLTVSDDSYLTVKAAIEAAFSERFETLEITKKSTAQKDINYGNSAAPNNRAPYAKNVIAVTSGKGGVGKSTVCVNLAIALAQKGYKVGILDADVYGPNVPRLTNTDLEKIKWNDDNKIVPSENYGLKIMSVALTTPTSDTPLVWRSSVAVSALIQFLEDVAWGELDFLVIDMPPGTGDIQLTMAQELPITAGVIVTTPQLVASDDVSRAIRMFQDIHVPIGGLVENMSYFVAPDTGTRYDIFGTGGGERLSQRYNVPLLGQIPLNMEIREGSDNGEPPVALGNDTLKSYYREVVEKLLETTKFRV, encoded by the coding sequence ATGAACACTAAAGAATTCGAATCGGCTCTTCACGCCCTTGCCTATCCCGGCCTCTCACGCACCCTCGGAGAACTCAAACTCATCTCGGAAGTCAAAGTCACTGACAAGCGCGCCAAAGTCGAGCTTCTCACGGTAAGCGACGATTCCTATCTCACCGTCAAAGCAGCCATCGAAGCGGCTTTTTCCGAGCGCTTCGAAACGCTTGAAATAACCAAAAAAAGCACGGCACAAAAAGACATCAACTACGGCAACAGCGCCGCACCCAACAACCGTGCGCCGTATGCGAAAAACGTCATCGCGGTCACAAGCGGCAAGGGTGGGGTCGGGAAAAGTACCGTGTGCGTCAACCTCGCGATCGCGCTGGCGCAAAAGGGATACAAAGTCGGTATTTTGGATGCCGATGTCTACGGTCCCAATGTTCCCCGACTGACCAATACCGATCTGGAAAAAATTAAATGGAACGATGACAATAAAATCGTCCCAAGCGAAAATTACGGGCTTAAAATCATGAGCGTCGCCCTCACGACTCCCACCTCGGACACTCCGCTGGTGTGGCGTTCCTCCGTTGCCGTTTCTGCCCTGATCCAGTTTCTCGAAGACGTCGCGTGGGGCGAACTCGATTTTCTCGTCATCGACATGCCTCCGGGAACCGGAGATATTCAGCTGACAATGGCACAGGAACTTCCCATTACCGCCGGGGTCATCGTCACGACGCCGCAGCTCGTCGCCAGCGACGATGTCAGCCGTGCCATCCGAATGTTCCAGGACATCCACGTCCCTATCGGCGGGCTGGTCGAGAACATGAGCTACTTCGTCGCTCCCGACACGGGGACGCGTTACGATATTTTCGGCACGGGGGGAGGCGAACGCCTGTCTCAGCGCTACAATGTCCCTTTACTGGGTCAGATTCCGCTCAATATGGAGATCCGCGAAGGTTCGGACAACGGTGAGCCGCCGGTGGCATTGGGGAACGACACGTTAAAAAGCTATTACAGGGAAGTGGTGGAAAAACTTCTGGAGACAACGAAGTTCAGAGTGTAA
- a CDS encoding ethylbenzene dehydrogenase-related protein — protein MKKLLTSILSLGVAASAALAAEPLITAAKVANVNDASVWEKAKFETVTLYPQTAIEFNDKKANELTAKAKAKKAQVAAVHDGKNIALMVKWADKTKDVQGIKCSDTYSDGFAVQFAAATKKPQPLPYIGMGSEGRPVIVHLQKATSKVYEPNGNKDVGMQINRQQTGVFGKELADFDAKVAALANTDFERVFVAEGFRSLTEIKDKSVQSNASMTYVPGGWNGSLVRPLKDQYVNLGGTVPVSIAVWDGTNMGRNGLKNLSSWVAINLEGQKPNGAMVAELTTDAKGDAAKGKEAAMTNGCNGCHQLEATDAKSFMGPALHNAGGYSTAAYLRESILKPSAVVVPGYNRNAHANTPWYNIEKGKRVSTMTDFSFLDKETVENIVAYLKTLKAEAE, from the coding sequence ATGAAAAAGCTTCTTACATCTATCCTTTCATTGGGTGTTGCCGCTTCGGCGGCGCTTGCTGCCGAGCCGCTGATCACTGCGGCGAAGGTTGCGAACGTCAATGACGCTTCCGTATGGGAAAAAGCGAAATTCGAAACGGTAACCCTCTACCCGCAGACGGCGATCGAGTTCAATGACAAAAAAGCGAACGAACTGACGGCGAAAGCAAAAGCGAAAAAAGCGCAGGTTGCAGCCGTTCATGACGGTAAAAACATCGCGTTGATGGTCAAATGGGCCGATAAAACCAAAGACGTTCAGGGAATCAAATGCAGCGATACGTACAGCGACGGATTCGCGGTACAGTTTGCAGCGGCGACGAAAAAACCTCAGCCGCTTCCGTATATCGGTATGGGTTCTGAGGGGCGTCCGGTTATCGTACACCTCCAGAAAGCGACTTCTAAAGTTTACGAGCCCAACGGAAACAAAGACGTAGGTATGCAGATCAACCGTCAGCAAACCGGCGTATTCGGCAAAGAGCTGGCCGACTTTGACGCCAAAGTCGCCGCACTCGCCAACACCGATTTCGAGCGCGTGTTTGTCGCCGAAGGTTTCCGCTCTTTGACCGAAATCAAAGACAAGTCGGTTCAGTCGAACGCTTCGATGACGTATGTACCGGGCGGATGGAACGGATCACTGGTTCGTCCATTGAAAGACCAGTACGTCAACCTGGGCGGTACGGTTCCCGTATCGATCGCCGTCTGGGACGGGACGAACATGGGGCGTAACGGCCTGAAAAACCTCAGCTCTTGGGTTGCGATCAACCTCGAGGGACAAAAGCCCAACGGGGCGATGGTAGCGGAACTCACTACTGATGCCAAAGGCGACGCGGCCAAAGGTAAAGAAGCGGCAATGACGAACGGTTGTAACGGATGTCACCAGCTTGAAGCAACGGATGCGAAATCGTTCATGGGGCCTGCCCTGCACAACGCGGGCGGATATTCGACGGCAGCGTATCTGCGCGAGTCAATCTTAAAACCGTCTGCGGTTGTCGTACCAGGTTACAATCGTAATGCACACGCCAACACACCTTGGTACAATATTGAAAAAGGGAAACGCGTTTCGACGATGACCGACTTCAGTTTCTTGGATAAAGAGACTGTTGAGAACATCGTGGCGTATCTCAAAACTCTCAAAGCGGAGGCAGAATAA
- a CDS encoding molybdopterin-dependent oxidoreductase: MTKVMNNNRRDFLKVSGMTAALVASQGSLFAKTNVVSVENGKNNYPNTSYTEEMYRNEFSFVYGKKEEHGFAYHCVNCQGNCAWEVWSNNGVVTRENQSARYPVINAKIPDFNPRGCNKGVQHSQVMYQKDRILYPMKRVGERGEGKWKRISWDEAAEEVCQQIFNCLTDPERGPDKLMVHAGTGLLTEGRRGAPLRFSTQLGAIRIYPSSYLGDMFSGAAIAYGEGNLGCTWDFMYTVDTAVMWGGNPSVSRIPDAHFVWEGKYNGAKIITITPEFNATAKSSDLWIPIKAGSDNILAMSVINVILNEKLYKPEFMKSFTDLPFLVDVETQKFIRRSDMEHAKNDEDHHKFMEEFYCWNTAKNEIALMPGTEGSAIKSLRLDEQGIVPALEGTWTIKDMHGHTRKVTTVFEMLKKSAAKFAPEATKEITGVHPDTVRQLARDIAIPKVVEITTGFSLNKYFNGVMTIWNIASICGLTGRMGPYGGINTENEFTLSGLGALSGFSGKYNPRFGSGFVGEFVFGDGLETFDKYFSDEDVKRAQNGMSKKEYMAVLSELLKDGENDKKNQASKHGNVVKPWWQPDCALIVADSKFRRNKGSDYRKAFLNKTKFYAYVDYRMSEAAQFADILLPAKSHYEVYDLRTSPGYHRFTNLAQPVANIKNIGEAMDEWSMFTFLAKKLEELANRPENVSKAKVKDHPKFAKPGFHDLTIFHKEFTNTDAESEGAGEVYLGTDKMAVQAALEKCEQYEPWTMEKMYKVGGFLLINEKAAKSSPLYSDRPFNSNEDHLYKFERLETVSGRQTFYVDHELFIKMGAATNTGMEGIRPQSKDYPYVFMTPHARWSIHSNYKTSRTLLRLQRGVPAIQVNRVVAKAKGIEDGDTIRIYNALGEFYAMAKLSSSAPADGLVLEHGWEPYMYLKNKGHNEVVPTALNLLEMADGWGHLKFGGLWDGNQYAYDGAVNFEKAKDVQY; this comes from the coding sequence ATGACAAAAGTAATGAATAATAACCGCCGTGACTTCCTGAAAGTATCGGGAATGACGGCTGCGTTGGTGGCTTCTCAGGGTTCACTTTTCGCAAAAACGAATGTTGTTTCGGTGGAAAACGGGAAAAACAACTACCCGAACACCAGCTATACCGAAGAGATGTACCGCAACGAATTTTCGTTCGTATACGGTAAAAAAGAAGAGCACGGCTTCGCATACCACTGTGTTAACTGTCAAGGTAACTGTGCGTGGGAAGTTTGGTCGAACAACGGTGTCGTCACCCGTGAAAACCAGTCTGCGCGCTATCCGGTTATCAACGCCAAAATCCCCGACTTCAACCCGCGCGGATGTAACAAAGGGGTTCAGCATTCACAGGTAATGTACCAGAAAGACCGTATCCTCTACCCGATGAAACGGGTCGGTGAACGCGGCGAAGGTAAATGGAAACGGATCAGCTGGGATGAAGCGGCCGAAGAAGTGTGCCAGCAGATTTTCAACTGTCTGACCGATCCTGAACGCGGACCGGACAAACTGATGGTTCACGCGGGTACGGGTCTTCTGACCGAAGGGCGCCGTGGTGCTCCTCTTCGTTTCTCGACACAGCTGGGTGCGATCCGTATCTATCCGTCTTCTTACCTTGGGGATATGTTCTCGGGTGCGGCGATCGCGTACGGTGAAGGTAACCTCGGCTGTACATGGGACTTCATGTATACCGTCGATACGGCCGTCATGTGGGGCGGTAACCCGTCGGTTTCACGTATTCCTGATGCCCACTTCGTATGGGAAGGAAAATATAACGGAGCGAAAATCATCACGATTACTCCGGAGTTCAACGCGACGGCAAAATCCTCGGATCTGTGGATCCCGATCAAAGCCGGTTCGGACAATATCCTCGCGATGAGCGTCATCAATGTCATCCTGAACGAAAAACTCTATAAGCCGGAGTTCATGAAGTCGTTTACCGATCTTCCGTTCCTTGTAGATGTCGAAACACAAAAATTCATCCGCCGCTCCGACATGGAACACGCGAAAAACGATGAAGATCACCACAAATTCATGGAAGAGTTCTACTGCTGGAACACGGCGAAAAACGAGATCGCGCTGATGCCGGGTACCGAAGGCTCTGCCATCAAATCGCTCCGTCTTGACGAGCAGGGTATCGTACCGGCGCTCGAAGGTACATGGACGATCAAAGACATGCACGGTCACACACGTAAAGTGACGACTGTTTTCGAAATGCTCAAAAAATCGGCGGCGAAATTCGCTCCGGAAGCTACGAAAGAGATTACAGGGGTTCACCCTGACACCGTTCGTCAGCTGGCACGTGATATCGCGATCCCCAAAGTGGTCGAAATTACGACCGGATTCTCGTTGAACAAATACTTCAACGGTGTCATGACGATCTGGAACATCGCGTCTATCTGCGGATTGACAGGACGTATGGGGCCATACGGCGGTATCAATACCGAAAATGAATTTACCCTTTCGGGTCTGGGTGCTCTCTCGGGCTTCAGCGGTAAATACAACCCCCGTTTCGGTTCGGGCTTTGTCGGCGAATTCGTATTCGGTGACGGTCTTGAGACGTTCGACAAATACTTCAGTGATGAAGATGTCAAACGTGCCCAAAACGGCATGAGCAAAAAAGAGTACATGGCGGTTCTTTCCGAACTCCTCAAAGACGGTGAAAACGACAAGAAAAACCAGGCATCCAAGCACGGAAATGTCGTGAAACCTTGGTGGCAGCCTGACTGTGCGCTGATCGTCGCCGACTCGAAATTCCGCCGTAACAAAGGGTCCGATTACCGTAAAGCGTTCCTGAACAAAACGAAGTTCTACGCTTACGTCGACTACCGTATGTCTGAAGCGGCTCAGTTCGCGGATATCCTGTTGCCGGCAAAATCGCACTATGAGGTATACGACCTCCGTACCTCTCCGGGTTACCACCGTTTCACCAACCTGGCGCAGCCGGTTGCGAACATCAAAAACATCGGTGAGGCAATGGATGAGTGGTCAATGTTTACGTTCCTCGCCAAAAAACTCGAAGAACTGGCAAACCGCCCGGAAAACGTCTCTAAAGCGAAAGTAAAAGACCATCCGAAGTTTGCGAAACCCGGTTTCCACGACCTGACGATTTTCCATAAAGAGTTCACCAACACGGATGCCGAATCCGAAGGTGCGGGTGAAGTTTACCTCGGAACCGACAAAATGGCGGTTCAGGCAGCGTTAGAGAAATGTGAGCAGTACGAGCCGTGGACAATGGAGAAAATGTACAAAGTGGGCGGATTCTTGCTGATCAATGAAAAAGCGGCGAAATCTTCACCGTTGTATTCGGATCGTCCGTTCAACTCGAACGAGGATCACCTTTACAAGTTCGAGCGTCTTGAGACGGTATCAGGACGTCAGACGTTCTACGTCGACCATGAGCTGTTCATCAAAATGGGTGCTGCGACCAACACCGGTATGGAAGGGATCCGTCCTCAGTCGAAAGACTATCCGTACGTGTTCATGACGCCGCACGCGCGCTGGTCGATCCACTCGAACTACAAAACGTCACGTACGCTTCTGCGCCTTCAGCGCGGTGTTCCTGCAATTCAGGTCAACCGCGTCGTCGCGAAAGCCAAAGGGATCGAAGACGGCGACACCATCCGCATTTACAACGCCCTGGGCGAATTCTATGCGATGGCGAAACTCTCTTCTTCCGCACCGGCGGACGGATTGGTTCTTGAACACGGATGGGAACCGTACATGTATCTGAAAAACAAAGGGCACAACGAAGTCGTTCCGACGGCATTGAACCTGCTCGAAATGGCTGACGGTTGGGGGCACCTGAAATTCGGTGGTCTCTGGGACGGTAACCAGTACGCATACGACGGGGCCGTGAACTTCGAAAAAGCTAAAGACGTACAGTATTAA
- a CDS encoding 4Fe-4S dicluster domain-containing protein: MSKRQLAMVMDLNKCIGCQTCTVACKTQWTNRNGREYMYWNNVETYPGTGYPKNWMELGGGFDAAGDLQPGVIPNLEADYGVPWDYNYESLMGGQADSHTFHPHVSPTWGPNWDEDEGAGMFPQDNYFFYLPRICNHCTNPGCLSACPRDAIFKREEDGVVLVDLDRCQGYRYCIAGCPYKKIYFNPKISKSEKCILCFPRVEQGLPPACAQQCVGRIRFVGFLDDEESQVHKLVHKYKVALGLRSDYGTQPNVYYIPPTESPAKFDAEGKIIEGSTRLPIEELEKLFGPAVHDAIKTLKAEMKKRKETGVSELMDLLIAYQHSDMFRLDNNYYQQVAKENKRNPLAPVDTRYIAGKFTTKGHTQTLFGGHTAGGHH, encoded by the coding sequence ATGTCTAAAAGACAATTAGCAATGGTAATGGACCTGAACAAATGTATCGGGTGCCAGACATGTACCGTAGCATGTAAAACGCAATGGACGAACCGTAACGGTCGTGAATATATGTATTGGAATAACGTCGAAACCTATCCGGGTACGGGTTATCCCAAAAACTGGATGGAGCTGGGCGGCGGATTCGACGCGGCCGGCGACCTCCAGCCGGGTGTGATCCCCAACCTCGAAGCTGATTACGGGGTACCCTGGGATTACAACTACGAATCGTTGATGGGCGGCCAGGCCGACAGCCATACGTTCCACCCGCACGTTTCTCCGACATGGGGACCGAACTGGGATGAGGACGAAGGTGCCGGTATGTTCCCGCAGGACAACTATTTCTTCTACCTGCCCCGTATCTGTAACCACTGTACGAATCCGGGCTGTTTGAGCGCGTGTCCGCGTGACGCGATCTTCAAACGTGAAGAAGACGGCGTCGTCCTCGTTGACCTCGATCGCTGTCAGGGATACCGCTACTGTATCGCGGGATGTCCTTACAAAAAGATCTATTTCAACCCGAAAATCTCTAAATCAGAGAAATGTATCCTTTGTTTCCCGCGTGTTGAGCAGGGTCTGCCGCCGGCATGTGCGCAGCAGTGTGTCGGACGTATCCGTTTCGTAGGATTCCTGGATGACGAAGAGTCTCAGGTACACAAACTGGTACACAAGTACAAAGTAGCGCTCGGACTGCGCAGCGATTACGGCACGCAGCCTAATGTATACTATATTCCTCCGACCGAATCTCCGGCGAAATTCGATGCGGAAGGAAAAATCATCGAAGGTTCGACGCGTCTTCCGATCGAAGAACTCGAAAAACTCTTCGGACCGGCCGTACACGATGCGATTAAAACGCTCAAAGCCGAAATGAAAAAACGTAAAGAGACGGGTGTCAGCGAATTGATGGATCTGTTGATCGCGTATCAGCACTCTGATATGTTCCGCCTCGACAACAACTACTACCAGCAGGTTGCCAAAGAGAACAAACGCAATCCTCTGGCACCGGTAGATACCCGCTACATTGCAGGTAAATTTACAACCAAAGGGCACACGCAGACTCTGTTCGGCGGGCATACTGCAGGAGGACACCACTAA
- a CDS encoding DUF6781 family protein gives MMNLETFKRDIKTRYRTLGSADLESKVSSIVESLHNEWSVAPDALSVQEMKMFTGAMIEEEGESLYHELEELLAQKERIERQIARKSEELQHLKYNLFNALEKHFGSDETTLERLHQVKIQSIDLLEILEEITESAVITTLEKGSDIEETLEEIIKEITFESLNANVLNAVRIRRILSSILHSAMSVAEATPNQADTILRGTLRGIHTALIKSIEKFRQYLLYVPEEVKALYRDEYKTIEVELDNVDTLFTQIFHGLKSHNNPAFVEKLERLNEEITTGSDELKRLSQETVELLRSRLARIKRGVTERGNKLLKSKSAQEAKAMGARAWSVAKSAMEGAIKGAKDVMEKK, from the coding sequence ATGATGAACCTCGAAACGTTCAAACGGGATATCAAAACGCGTTACCGTACCCTGGGATCGGCCGATCTCGAATCCAAAGTCTCCTCCATTGTCGAGTCGCTGCATAACGAATGGTCGGTCGCTCCCGATGCTCTTTCGGTACAGGAGATGAAAATGTTTACGGGGGCCATGATCGAAGAAGAAGGGGAGAGCCTCTACCACGAGCTCGAAGAACTTCTGGCCCAGAAAGAGCGTATCGAGCGCCAGATCGCACGCAAAAGTGAAGAGTTGCAACATCTCAAATACAACCTTTTCAACGCCCTTGAAAAACATTTCGGCAGTGATGAAACTACCCTCGAGCGGCTTCACCAGGTCAAAATCCAGTCGATCGACCTTCTCGAAATTCTCGAAGAGATCACCGAAAGCGCGGTGATCACAACCCTTGAAAAAGGGAGCGACATCGAAGAGACACTCGAAGAGATCATCAAGGAGATCACCTTCGAATCGCTCAACGCGAATGTCCTTAACGCCGTCCGTATACGCCGGATCCTTTCGAGTATCCTTCACAGCGCGATGAGCGTCGCCGAAGCGACCCCGAACCAGGCCGACACAATCCTTCGCGGTACGCTGCGTGGTATCCATACCGCCCTGATCAAATCGATCGAGAAATTTCGCCAGTACCTTCTCTACGTCCCCGAAGAGGTCAAAGCCCTCTACCGTGACGAGTACAAAACGATCGAAGTCGAACTCGACAACGTTGACACCCTGTTCACCCAAATCTTTCACGGCCTCAAAAGCCATAACAACCCTGCATTCGTCGAAAAACTCGAACGCCTCAACGAAGAGATCACGACCGGTTCGGATGAGCTCAAACGCCTCTCCCAGGAGACGGTCGAACTGTTGCGCAGTCGCCTTGCTCGAATCAAACGGGGCGTTACGGAGCGGGGGAACAAACTTCTGAAGTCAAAATCGGCACAGGAAGCCAAAGCGATGGGCGCCCGCGCCTGGAGCGTCGCCAAATCGGCTATGGAAGGGGCGATAAAAGGTGCCAAAGACGTCATGGAGAAAAAATAG
- a CDS encoding molecular chaperone produces the protein MNNEYRLYIYAFLSRVMSDIPDRRFIHDLKNNDQLLEIIGEETKEWVQSNDEETLYEAMNIDYTSMFILNTQPVESFVLDAKNETLVGLQNPVMAFYFTHGFEVNMDQTQIMAPDHLSIEFAFMQTLVYRDEAAPQLEFLDQHLFPWVVPYMMGMKNMADTPFYRDICDFIVEFLSADYEYLSAGGANG, from the coding sequence ATGAACAACGAATACCGTCTTTACATTTATGCTTTTTTATCGCGTGTGATGAGCGATATTCCCGACCGTCGTTTTATCCATGATCTCAAAAACAACGATCAGCTTTTGGAGATTATCGGTGAAGAGACGAAAGAATGGGTACAGTCAAACGATGAGGAGACGCTTTACGAAGCAATGAACATCGACTATACCTCGATGTTCATTCTCAATACGCAGCCGGTCGAATCGTTTGTCCTGGACGCTAAAAACGAAACGCTGGTAGGGCTGCAAAATCCGGTAATGGCGTTCTATTTTACCCACGGATTCGAGGTCAATATGGACCAGACACAGATCATGGCCCCCGATCATCTCTCCATAGAATTCGCTTTTATGCAGACGCTGGTGTATCGTGACGAGGCGGCACCCCAGCTCGAATTTTTAGATCAGCACCTTTTTCCCTGGGTCGTTCCGTATATGATGGGGATGAAGAATATGGCCGATACACCGTTTTACCGCGATATATGCGACTTCATCGTTGAATTTCTGAGTGCCGATTACGAGTATCTCAGTGCAGGTGGAGCGAATGGCTAA
- a CDS encoding sulfurtransferase: MNRLLKTLCVAASLSAAAAMAADGYANKNILISAEEAVKLIGNPKVMFVSGDNEDIYKLGHIKGSVEMYAHHLHHSEIDGEMHCAPLYRCVDDAEKYIGSKGISNDMTVIAYDDFKGPNATGVYSFFDSFGHKNVKVLNGGRAAIMAIDPAQKEYDALNKDLKAAKKAEKDAKEALKKEGADKAALEAALKKASEDAKALSAKMAEVEKRLLVVKGDEVVKPKKYKIDPKKINWSVIAGKEEVKHAMEDILKNGKNSKYVIIDSRSMSEIMGERKMDNVARGGHVPGATFIEWSQISDADKKLSFRSAAEIQAVYDKYGITKDKTIYAYCHVGAGRSSEHITALQLLGYKNVKVFTGSWDVWGNDMNLPIKR; this comes from the coding sequence ATGAACAGATTGCTAAAAACACTGTGTGTTGCGGCATCACTGTCGGCAGCAGCCGCGATGGCGGCTGATGGATATGCTAACAAAAATATCCTGATTTCTGCCGAAGAAGCGGTCAAGCTGATCGGTAATCCAAAAGTGATGTTCGTATCGGGTGATAACGAAGATATTTATAAACTCGGTCACATTAAAGGTTCGGTTGAGATGTACGCTCACCACCTTCACCATTCAGAAATTGACGGAGAGATGCACTGCGCACCGCTGTACCGCTGTGTTGACGATGCCGAAAAATATATCGGCAGCAAAGGGATCAGCAACGATATGACGGTTATCGCGTACGACGATTTCAAAGGTCCGAATGCCACCGGTGTTTATTCGTTCTTTGACAGCTTCGGTCACAAAAACGTCAAAGTGCTTAACGGCGGACGTGCGGCAATCATGGCGATCGATCCGGCTCAAAAAGAGTACGATGCACTGAACAAAGACCTCAAAGCGGCCAAAAAAGCCGAAAAAGACGCCAAAGAGGCGTTGAAAAAAGAGGGTGCGGACAAAGCGGCGCTCGAAGCGGCGCTCAAAAAAGCTTCCGAAGACGCCAAAGCACTGAGCGCGAAAATGGCGGAAGTCGAAAAACGCCTTCTCGTCGTCAAAGGGGATGAAGTCGTCAAACCCAAAAAATATAAAATCGATCCCAAAAAGATCAACTGGAGCGTCATCGCAGGCAAAGAAGAAGTCAAGCACGCGATGGAAGACATCCTCAAAAACGGTAAAAACTCCAAATACGTCATCATCGATTCACGCAGCATGAGCGAAATCATGGGTGAGCGTAAAATGGACAACGTCGCCCGCGGCGGACACGTTCCGGGTGCAACGTTCATCGAGTGGAGCCAGATCTCCGATGCGGATAAAAAGCTCTCTTTCCGTTCTGCGGCAGAAATTCAGGCAGTGTACGACAAATACGGCATCACCAAAGACAAAACGATTTATGCGTATTGTCACGTAGGTGCCGGACGCAGCTCTGAGCACATTACGGCGCTTCAGCTCCTCGGCTATAAAAACGTCAAAGTCTTCACCGGAAGCTGGGACGTTTGGGGCAACGATATGAACCTTCCGATTAAACGATAA
- a CDS encoding YbeD family protein: MVIINESTQKLELEYPCNWLYKIVAHERAGIEIAALEIMGERNYSLTPSNTSRGGKYISMNLELLVHNEDERTYFYETLKAHPHIKMVL, translated from the coding sequence GTGGTAATTATCAACGAATCGACTCAAAAGCTTGAGCTCGAATACCCCTGCAACTGGCTCTATAAAATCGTTGCGCACGAACGGGCCGGAATCGAAATCGCCGCGTTGGAAATCATGGGGGAACGCAACTATTCTCTGACCCCATCGAACACGAGCCGCGGGGGCAAATACATCAGCATGAATCTCGAACTCCTCGTGCACAACGAGGACGAAAGAACCTATTTTTACGAGACGCTCAAAGCCCACCCCCACATCAAAATGGTTCTCTGA